Proteins from one Stenotrophomonas aracearum genomic window:
- the dusB gene encoding tRNA dihydrouridine synthase DusB has translation MQIGPYNIQPNVVLAPMAGVTDKPFRLLCKQLGAGLAASEMTISDPRFWNTRKSLHRMDHAGEPDPISVQIAGTEPQQLADAARYNVDHGAQIIDINMGCPAKKVCNAWAGSALMRDEDLVARILSAVVGAVDVPVTLKIRTGWDCDHRNGPRIAHIAEDSGIAALAVHGRTRDQHYTGSAEYETIAAIKAALRIPVIANGDIDSPQKAAHVLAQTGVDAVMIGRAAQGRPWIFREVAHYLATGTLLPPPTIEEVRDILLGHLHALHAFYGEPQGVRIARKHLGWYARDRPENAAFRAIVNRAEDPAGQIALTTDYFNALAAGEPLSSAA, from the coding sequence ATGCAGATCGGTCCCTACAACATCCAGCCCAATGTCGTGCTCGCCCCCATGGCCGGCGTCACCGACAAACCGTTCCGCCTGCTGTGCAAACAGCTCGGCGCCGGCCTCGCTGCGTCTGAAATGACCATCTCCGATCCCCGCTTCTGGAATACCCGCAAGTCCCTGCACCGCATGGACCACGCCGGCGAACCCGACCCCATCAGCGTCCAGATCGCCGGCACCGAACCCCAGCAGCTCGCCGACGCCGCCCGCTACAACGTCGACCACGGCGCCCAGATCATCGACATCAACATGGGCTGCCCCGCCAAGAAGGTCTGCAACGCCTGGGCCGGCTCCGCCCTCATGCGCGACGAAGACCTCGTCGCCCGCATCCTCAGCGCCGTCGTCGGCGCCGTCGACGTACCCGTCACCCTCAAGATCCGCACCGGCTGGGACTGCGACCACCGCAACGGCCCCCGCATCGCCCATATCGCCGAAGACAGCGGCATCGCCGCCCTCGCCGTGCACGGCCGCACCCGCGACCAGCACTACACCGGCAGCGCCGAATACGAAACCATCGCCGCCATCAAGGCCGCCCTGCGCATTCCCGTCATCGCCAACGGCGATATCGACTCCCCGCAGAAAGCCGCCCATGTCCTCGCCCAGACCGGCGTCGACGCCGTCATGATCGGCCGCGCCGCCCAGGGCCGCCCCTGGATTTTCCGCGAAGTCGCCCACTACCTCGCCACCGGCACCCTGCTCCCCCCGCCGACCATCGAAGAAGTCCGCGACATCCTGCTCGGCCACCTGCATGCCCTGCACGCCTTCTACGGCGAGCCCCAGGGCGTCCGCATCGCCCGCAAGCACCTCGGCTGGTACGCCAGGGACCGCCCCGAGAATGCCGCCTTCCGCGCCATCGTCAACCGCGCCGAAGACCCCGCCGGCCAGATCGCCCTCACCACCGACTACTTCAACGCCCTCGCCGCAGGCGAACCCCTGTCGTCCGCCGCCTGA
- a CDS encoding metal-dependent hydrolase, giving the protein MDSLSQIVLGGAVAAAIAPAGHRRAALLAGAALGTLPDLDALLLAFTAADPVALMTEHRSYSHSLLVLPWVAALIWWLFKRYGHGRVAQAPARWFWAILLALITHPLLDAFTVYGTQLWWPFTPPPTMWSSVFIIDPLYTVWLLLGCIVAWFARSRPLAQKALLAGLVLSTGYLGWSLLAKQQVEREADRALAAMGLGAAPRFSVATPFNTLLWQVVAMTPGGYVIGERSVVADEGPMTFRGYPSNVQALRQAVHIPAVARLNWFNRGFMRAQVVDDRLQLSDLRMGLEPDYTFTFAVARAEGERWVAIVPEQLRPAYEGEQGRARAKRRFGTLWERIWQTPPQTDNPAEAPGSARP; this is encoded by the coding sequence ATGGATTCCCTGAGCCAGATCGTTCTCGGCGGCGCGGTCGCCGCCGCCATCGCCCCCGCCGGCCATCGCCGCGCCGCCCTGTTGGCCGGTGCGGCGCTCGGCACGCTGCCGGACCTCGACGCGCTGCTGCTGGCCTTCACCGCCGCCGACCCGGTGGCGCTGATGACCGAACACCGCAGCTACAGCCATTCGCTGCTGGTGCTGCCCTGGGTGGCGGCGCTGATCTGGTGGCTGTTCAAACGCTACGGCCACGGCCGGGTGGCGCAGGCACCGGCGCGCTGGTTCTGGGCGATCCTGCTGGCCTTGATCACCCACCCGCTGCTGGACGCGTTCACCGTGTACGGCACGCAGCTGTGGTGGCCGTTCACGCCGCCGCCGACGATGTGGTCGAGTGTGTTCATCATCGATCCGCTGTACACGGTGTGGCTGCTGCTGGGCTGCATCGTGGCGTGGTTCGCGCGCAGCCGGCCGCTGGCGCAGAAGGCGCTGCTGGCGGGGCTGGTGCTGAGCACGGGGTACCTGGGCTGGTCGCTGCTGGCCAAGCAGCAGGTGGAGCGCGAGGCGGACCGTGCGCTGGCGGCGATGGGGCTGGGCGCCGCGCCGCGCTTCTCGGTGGCGACGCCGTTCAATACGCTGCTGTGGCAGGTGGTGGCAATGACGCCGGGCGGCTACGTGATAGGCGAGCGCTCGGTCGTCGCCGACGAGGGCCCGATGACGTTCCGCGGCTATCCGTCGAACGTGCAGGCGCTGCGCCAGGCGGTGCACATCCCGGCGGTGGCACGCCTGAACTGGTTCAACCGGGGCTTCATGCGCGCGCAGGTGGTGGACGACCGGCTGCAGCTGAGCGATCTGCGCATGGGGCTGGAACCGGATTACACGTTCACGTTCGCGGTGGCGCGTGCGGAGGGCGAACGCTGGGTGGCGATCGTGCCGGAGCAGCTGCGCCCGGCCTACGAAGGCGAACAGGGCAGGGCTCGCGCGAAGCGCCGCTTCGGAACCCTGTGGGAACGCATCTGGCAAACGCCCCCACAAACCGATAATCCTGCCGAAGCGCCGGGCTCTGCCCGGCCGTAG
- the hemP gene encoding hemin uptake protein HemP has product MNTQAAVLLRPETLTLRDRPVRAVPAEEVIDSEALLKGRREILIQHGDRFYRLRHTSNDKLILTK; this is encoded by the coding sequence ATGAACACTCAAGCCGCTGTACTGCTGCGCCCCGAAACCCTGACCCTGCGCGACCGCCCGGTCCGCGCGGTCCCGGCCGAAGAAGTGATCGACAGCGAGGCCCTGCTCAAGGGTCGCCGCGAAATCCTGATCCAGCACGGCGACCGCTTCTATCGCCTGCGCCACACCAGCAACGACAAGCTGATCCTCACCAAATAA
- a CDS encoding Hemin transport protein: MSRALSALRTPDRYLRPGQLPSPEQLAALGTVLCLYRPESSELGGWKHAVSAHACQGMDSEGIRESLCFADARGRCCWRLYLLPDSDFLAWDRLVSAFPARPEPANDGGVAERLWRRLATRLGGEPWRMCALRLHAGDAPGLAASVASLSALGATAARRIARVEGADGELWVDDSNVVPLLHLSSIRHS; this comes from the coding sequence ATGAGCCGAGCCCTTTCCGCACTGCGAACCCCCGACCGGTACCTGCGCCCTGGCCAGCTGCCTTCCCCGGAACAGCTGGCGGCACTGGGCACGGTGCTGTGCCTGTACCGCCCCGAGAGCAGCGAGCTGGGCGGCTGGAAACACGCCGTTTCCGCGCACGCCTGCCAGGGCATGGACAGCGAAGGCATCCGCGAAAGCCTGTGCTTCGCCGATGCCCGCGGCCGCTGCTGCTGGCGGTTGTACCTGCTGCCCGACAGCGACTTCCTGGCCTGGGACCGGCTGGTGTCGGCGTTCCCGGCTCGACCGGAACCGGCCAACGACGGCGGCGTTGCCGAGCGCCTGTGGCGGCGCCTGGCCACCCGGCTGGGCGGCGAACCGTGGCGGATGTGCGCGCTGCGCCTGCACGCCGGCGACGCGCCGGGCCTGGCCGCCAGCGTGGCCTCGCTGTCGGCGCTGGGCGCCACCGCCGCGCGCCGCATCGCGCGCGTCGAGGGTGCCGACGGCGAGCTGTGGGTCGATGATTCCAACGTGGTACCGCTGCTTCACCTTTCTTCCATTCGACATTCCTGA
- a CDS encoding NupC/NupG family nucleoside CNT transporter — MVEGLGRIGFGLFGLAVLIGIAWLFSNNKRAVDWRLVLTGIVLQVAFAAIVLLAPGGRDVFDALGKGFVKILSFVNEGSGFIFGSLMDTSKFGFIFAFQVLPTIIFFSALMGVMYHLNVMQQIVKAMAWAITKVMRVSGAETTSVCASVFIGQTEAPLTVRPYIAKMTQSELITMMIGGMAHIAGGVLAAYVGMLGGSDPVQQAFYAKHLLAASIMAAPATLVVAKLLVPETGTPLTRGTVKMEVEKTSSNIIDAAAAGAGDGLKLALNIGAMLLAFIALIALLNAPLTWFGEVTGLQAMIGRPTDLSTIFGYLLAPIAWVIGTPWADATTVGSLIGQKVVINEFVAYSKLSEIVNGQVPGVSLSAEGRLIATYALCGFANFSSIAIQIGGIGGLAPERRHDLAKFGLRAVLGGTIATFMTATIAGVLTHFS, encoded by the coding sequence ATGGTCGAAGGTTTGGGCAGGATTGGCTTCGGCCTCTTTGGGTTGGCAGTGCTGATCGGCATTGCCTGGCTGTTCTCGAACAACAAGCGCGCCGTCGACTGGCGCCTGGTGCTGACCGGCATCGTGCTGCAGGTCGCGTTCGCCGCCATCGTGCTGCTCGCACCGGGTGGCCGCGACGTGTTCGACGCGCTGGGCAAGGGCTTCGTCAAGATCCTGAGCTTCGTCAACGAAGGCTCCGGCTTCATCTTCGGCAGCCTGATGGACACCAGCAAGTTCGGCTTCATCTTCGCCTTCCAGGTGCTGCCGACCATCATCTTCTTCTCCGCGCTGATGGGGGTCATGTACCACCTCAACGTGATGCAGCAGATCGTCAAGGCCATGGCCTGGGCGATCACCAAGGTGATGCGCGTGTCCGGCGCCGAAACCACCAGCGTCTGCGCCAGCGTGTTCATCGGCCAGACCGAAGCCCCGCTGACCGTGCGCCCGTACATCGCGAAGATGACCCAGTCCGAACTGATCACCATGATGATCGGCGGCATGGCCCACATCGCCGGCGGCGTGCTCGCCGCCTACGTCGGCATGCTCGGCGGCAGCGACCCAGTGCAGCAGGCCTTCTACGCCAAGCACCTGCTGGCCGCCAGCATCATGGCCGCCCCGGCCACCCTGGTCGTGGCCAAGCTGCTGGTGCCCGAGACCGGCACCCCGCTGACCCGTGGCACGGTCAAGATGGAAGTCGAAAAGACCTCCAGCAACATCATCGACGCCGCCGCCGCCGGTGCCGGCGACGGCCTCAAGCTGGCCCTGAACATCGGCGCCATGCTGCTGGCCTTCATCGCCCTGATCGCGCTGCTCAACGCCCCGCTGACCTGGTTCGGCGAAGTCACCGGCCTGCAGGCCATGATCGGCCGCCCGACCGACCTCTCCACCATCTTCGGTTACCTGCTGGCCCCGATCGCCTGGGTGATCGGCACCCCGTGGGCCGATGCCACCACCGTCGGCTCGCTGATCGGCCAGAAGGTCGTCATCAACGAATTCGTCGCCTATTCCAAGCTCTCGGAAATCGTCAACGGCCAGGTCCCCGGCGTGTCGCTCTCGGCCGAAGGCCGCCTGATCGCCACCTACGCCCTGTGCGGCTTCGCCAATTTCAGCTCGATCGCCATCCAGATCGGTGGTATTGGTGGTCTGGCCCCGGAACGCCGCCACGACCTGGCCAAGTTCGGCCTGCGCGCCGTGCTCGGCGGTACCATCGCCACCTTCATGACGGCCACCATCGCCGGCGTGCTGACGCATTTCAGCTGA
- a CDS encoding aldo/keto reductase has product MHYRRLGSSGLKLSALSFGAWVTFGDQIGRDEARNLVACAWDHGINFFDNAEGYARGRAEQVMGDVIADLRLPRDGFCVSSKVFFGAVDDPRPTQHGLSRKHVTDACHAALKRLRVDYLDLYYCHRPDLDTPIGETVRAMDTLIQQGKVLYWGTSEWSAAQIQEAVDFARAHTLHLPTMEQPQYNLLHRERVEREYAPLYADPGLGTTIFSPLASGLLSGKYNSGFDPDSRLGQGQMGWLKDLVLGDAAEQRLDRVRAYTALASEMGHAPAQLAIAWCLRNPNVSSVILGASRVSQLEQNLGALDLLEQVSEADWAKVEATFR; this is encoded by the coding sequence ATGCATTACCGCCGCCTGGGCTCGTCCGGCCTGAAGCTGTCGGCCCTTTCGTTCGGGGCCTGGGTCACCTTCGGCGACCAGATCGGCCGTGACGAGGCCCGCAACCTGGTCGCCTGCGCCTGGGACCACGGGATCAACTTCTTCGACAATGCCGAGGGCTATGCGCGCGGCCGCGCCGAGCAGGTGATGGGCGATGTGATCGCCGACCTGCGCCTGCCGCGCGACGGGTTCTGCGTGTCCAGCAAGGTGTTCTTCGGCGCGGTGGACGACCCGCGGCCGACCCAGCACGGGCTGTCGCGCAAGCACGTGACCGATGCCTGCCATGCCGCGCTCAAGCGCCTGCGGGTGGACTACCTGGACCTGTATTACTGCCACCGCCCGGACCTGGACACGCCGATCGGCGAGACGGTGCGGGCGATGGACACGCTGATCCAGCAGGGCAAGGTGCTGTACTGGGGCACCTCGGAGTGGTCGGCCGCGCAGATCCAGGAGGCGGTGGACTTCGCCCGCGCCCACACCCTGCACCTGCCGACCATGGAGCAGCCGCAGTACAACCTGCTGCACCGCGAGCGGGTCGAGCGCGAGTACGCGCCGCTGTATGCCGACCCGGGCCTGGGCACCACGATCTTCTCGCCGCTCGCCTCGGGCCTGCTCAGTGGCAAGTACAACAGCGGGTTCGATCCGGACTCGCGGCTGGGGCAGGGCCAGATGGGCTGGCTGAAGGACCTGGTGCTGGGCGATGCGGCCGAGCAGCGGCTGGACAGGGTGCGCGCCTACACCGCGCTGGCCAGTGAGATGGGCCACGCCCCGGCGCAGCTGGCGATTGCCTGGTGCCTGCGCAACCCGAACGTCTCCAGCGTGATCCTCGGCGCCAGCCGGGTCAGCCAGCTGGAGCAGAACCTGGGCGCGCTGGACCTGCTGGAGCAGGTGTCGGAAGCAGACTGGGCCAAGGTAGAGGCCACCTTCCGGTAG
- a CDS encoding ribokinase → MSSSVVVVGSFNVDHVWRCESLPAPGATIAGRYSTGPGGKGFNQAVAARRAGAPTTFLCALGDDAGGAMARGLADQDGFALSAEASTEPTGTGGIYVDARGRNTIVIGPGANAALSTAYIEQQRSLLGGAKVVLAQLESPVETIEAALAIARDAGVTTVLNAAPADAPSSIGLLKLADILTPNETEFAALLGRHVGERIDADDVAALDGASLHALCRKLVGNGTVVVTLGAVGVFVSHAEETLRGDTQPYYRVGAEQVQVADTTGAGDAFNGALVASLAQDPDAAFARHVRFANQFAGKSTEKEGAAVAMPHFTPADV, encoded by the coding sequence ATGAGTAGCAGTGTCGTCGTTGTCGGTTCCTTCAACGTGGATCATGTCTGGCGTTGCGAGTCGCTCCCGGCCCCGGGCGCGACCATTGCCGGCCGCTACAGCACCGGCCCCGGCGGCAAGGGCTTCAACCAGGCCGTGGCCGCCCGTCGCGCCGGCGCCCCGACCACCTTCCTGTGCGCCCTCGGCGATGACGCCGGCGGCGCCATGGCCCGTGGCCTGGCCGACCAGGACGGCTTCGCCCTCAGCGCCGAAGCCAGCACCGAGCCCACCGGCACCGGCGGCATCTACGTCGATGCCCGCGGCCGCAACACCATCGTGATCGGCCCCGGCGCCAACGCCGCCCTCAGCACCGCCTACATCGAACAGCAGCGCAGCCTGCTCGGCGGCGCCAAGGTCGTCCTGGCCCAGCTCGAGTCCCCGGTCGAAACCATCGAAGCGGCCCTGGCCATCGCCCGCGACGCCGGCGTCACCACCGTGCTCAACGCCGCCCCCGCCGACGCCCCCTCCAGCATCGGCCTGCTCAAGCTCGCCGACATCCTCACCCCCAACGAAACCGAGTTCGCCGCCCTGCTCGGCCGCCACGTCGGCGAGCGCATCGACGCCGACGACGTCGCCGCCCTCGACGGCGCCAGCCTGCACGCCCTGTGCCGCAAGCTGGTCGGCAACGGCACCGTCGTCGTCACCCTCGGCGCCGTCGGCGTATTCGTCTCCCACGCCGAAGAAACCCTGCGCGGCGACACCCAGCCCTACTACCGCGTAGGCGCCGAACAGGTCCAGGTCGCCGACACCACCGGCGCCGGCGACGCCTTCAACGGCGCCCTGGTCGCCTCCCTGGCCCAGGACCCCGACGCAGCATTCGCCCGCCACGTCCGCTTCGCGAACCAGTTCGCCGGCAAGTCCACCGAAAAGGAAGGCGCAGCAGTAGCCATGCCGCACTTCACCCCGGCAGACGTCTAA
- a CDS encoding methyltransferase domain-containing protein, whose product MTPIAAPTYLHGFSNTEQHRLVTQARLLESTIFNSIDYSGAQRLLEVGSGVGAQTEILLRRFPDLHVTGIDLSDAQLATARQNLEKTPWCSERYSLLQGDAGNLPFGAREFDSAFLCWVLEHVPSPARVLSEVRRVLVPGSPVYVTEVMNASFLLDPYSPHIWRYWMAFNDFQYDHGGDPFVGAKLGNLLLAGGFRDVHTEIKTIHLDNREPARRKTMIAFWEQLLLSAADPLLEAGLVDQETVDGMRREFSLVQNDPNAVFFFSFVQARATVY is encoded by the coding sequence ATGACCCCGATTGCCGCCCCCACCTACCTCCACGGCTTCTCCAACACCGAACAGCACCGCCTCGTCACCCAGGCCCGCCTGCTCGAATCCACCATCTTCAACAGCATCGACTACAGCGGCGCCCAGCGCCTGCTTGAAGTCGGCAGCGGCGTCGGCGCCCAGACCGAAATCCTCCTGCGCCGCTTCCCCGACCTGCACGTCACCGGCATCGACCTCAGCGACGCCCAGCTTGCCACCGCCCGCCAGAACCTCGAAAAGACCCCCTGGTGCAGCGAACGCTACAGCCTCCTCCAGGGCGACGCCGGCAACCTCCCGTTCGGCGCCCGCGAATTCGACTCCGCCTTCCTGTGCTGGGTCCTCGAACACGTGCCCTCCCCCGCCCGCGTCCTAAGCGAAGTGCGCCGCGTGCTCGTGCCCGGCTCCCCCGTGTACGTCACCGAAGTCATGAACGCCTCGTTCCTGCTCGACCCGTATTCCCCGCACATCTGGCGCTACTGGATGGCCTTCAACGACTTCCAGTACGACCACGGCGGCGACCCCTTCGTCGGCGCCAAGCTCGGCAACCTGCTGCTCGCTGGTGGCTTCCGCGACGTGCATACCGAGATCAAGACCATCCACCTCGACAACCGCGAACCGGCCCGGCGCAAGACCATGATCGCCTTCTGGGAACAGCTGCTGTTGTCGGCTGCCGACCCGCTGCTCGAAGCCGGCCTGGTCGACCAGGAAACCGTCGACGGCATGCGCCGCGAGTTCTCGCTGGTGCAGAACGATCCGAACGCCGTGTTCTTTTTCTCGTTCGTGCAGGCGCGCGCTACGGTGTATTGA
- a CDS encoding TonB-dependent hemoglobin/transferrin/lactoferrin family receptor → MIRPTALSIAVCLALPVAVQAAAPASPDAGTAARDFDRVQVTATRTERALSDVAATVDVIDREQLDNHLVRDIKDLVRYEPGISVTSSPARFGLGGFRIRGLDGNRVLIQTDGIAMPKAFSIGSFSDANRNFTDLETLKRVEIVRGPASALYGSDALGGVVAFVTKDPADYLKDDKHSYVGLKFGYDGEWNGLLGSATAAFGGERWSGMVNVNHRQGQETESMGDVRSKDRTRTAANPQDRDGRSVLSKLVYAPSDDQRFRLTVEGNEDSVDTDVLSAIDRTTTTGMQARDHQTRARVSFAHEMDNVGAAFADSLSWQLYRQDSETTQRTDEARANRSTRHREFNFDQRVYGLQAAFHKALETGSVEHALTYGFDGTWTETRQKRDGYQVLANGQVSTTILPDAFPVRDFPISKTTELGLYVQDEMRFADGRLSLVPGVRVDHYELRPDVDPIFAADNPGMAVSDLTKTSVSPKLGMVWRFADDWSLFAGYSHGFRSPPYNDVNLGFTNVMFGYTAIPNPDLKPETSDGLELGLRFLSPAAYVSVSGYYNDYKDFIESQRQVGVNAQGLIVFQSQNIADAEIYGAELKAGVDFGELSAAMAGWSLNGAVAWSRGTDKTADVPLASIDPLRGTLGVAYDRDSWGVELAGTFAQRKDRMPVATAFRPAGYGVLDLMAHWDFAPGAKINVGVFNLGDRKYIDYSSITSTLATNSTVIDRYTNPGRNVSASLAVSW, encoded by the coding sequence ATGATCCGTCCGACTGCCCTGAGTATTGCCGTCTGCCTCGCCCTGCCTGTCGCCGTGCAGGCCGCCGCCCCCGCCAGCCCCGACGCGGGCACCGCCGCGCGCGACTTCGACCGCGTGCAGGTCACCGCCACCCGCACCGAACGCGCGCTCAGCGACGTCGCCGCCACGGTGGACGTGATCGACCGCGAGCAGCTGGACAACCACCTGGTGCGCGACATCAAGGACCTGGTGCGCTACGAGCCGGGCATCTCGGTGACCAGCAGCCCGGCCCGCTTCGGCCTGGGCGGCTTCCGCATCCGCGGCCTGGACGGCAACCGCGTGCTGATCCAGACCGACGGCATCGCCATGCCCAAGGCCTTCAGCATCGGCAGCTTCTCCGACGCCAACCGCAACTTCACCGATCTGGAAACGCTCAAGCGGGTCGAGATCGTGCGCGGACCGGCCAGCGCGCTGTACGGTTCGGACGCGCTCGGCGGGGTGGTGGCCTTCGTCACCAAGGACCCGGCCGACTACCTCAAGGACGACAAGCACAGCTATGTCGGCCTGAAGTTCGGCTACGACGGCGAGTGGAACGGCCTGCTCGGCAGCGCTACCGCCGCGTTCGGTGGCGAGCGCTGGAGCGGCATGGTCAACGTCAACCATCGCCAGGGCCAGGAAACCGAAAGCATGGGCGATGTGCGCAGCAAGGACCGCACTCGCACCGCCGCCAATCCGCAGGACCGTGACGGCCGCAGCGTGCTCAGCAAGCTGGTGTACGCGCCCAGCGACGACCAGCGCTTCCGCCTGACCGTGGAAGGCAACGAGGACAGCGTGGACACCGACGTGCTGTCGGCGATCGACCGCACCACCACCACCGGCATGCAGGCGCGCGACCACCAGACCCGGGCACGGGTGTCGTTCGCCCACGAGATGGACAACGTGGGCGCCGCCTTCGCCGACAGCCTGTCCTGGCAGCTGTATCGGCAGGACAGCGAGACCACCCAGCGCACCGACGAGGCGCGCGCCAACCGCAGCACCCGCCACCGCGAGTTCAACTTCGACCAGCGCGTGTACGGCCTGCAGGCTGCCTTCCACAAGGCGCTCGAAACCGGCAGCGTGGAGCATGCGCTGACCTACGGCTTCGACGGCACCTGGACCGAAACCCGCCAGAAGCGCGACGGCTACCAGGTGCTGGCCAACGGCCAGGTCAGCACCACCATCCTGCCCGATGCGTTCCCGGTCCGCGATTTCCCGATCAGCAAGACCACCGAGCTGGGCCTGTACGTGCAGGACGAAATGCGCTTCGCCGACGGCCGCCTGTCGCTGGTGCCCGGCGTGCGCGTGGACCACTACGAACTGCGCCCGGACGTGGACCCGATCTTCGCCGCCGACAACCCCGGCATGGCCGTGTCTGACCTGACCAAGACCAGTGTGTCGCCGAAGCTCGGCATGGTCTGGCGCTTCGCCGACGACTGGTCGCTGTTTGCCGGCTACTCGCACGGCTTCCGCTCGCCGCCGTACAACGACGTCAACCTGGGCTTCACCAACGTCATGTTCGGGTATACCGCCATTCCGAACCCGGACCTGAAGCCGGAAACCAGCGACGGGCTGGAACTGGGCCTTCGCTTCCTGAGCCCGGCCGCGTACGTGAGCGTGAGCGGCTACTACAACGACTACAAGGACTTCATCGAGTCGCAGCGCCAGGTCGGCGTCAACGCGCAGGGCCTGATCGTGTTCCAGTCGCAGAACATCGCCGACGCGGAAATCTACGGTGCCGAGCTCAAGGCAGGCGTCGACTTCGGCGAGCTCAGCGCAGCGATGGCGGGCTGGTCGTTGAATGGCGCCGTGGCCTGGTCGCGCGGCACCGACAAGACCGCAGACGTGCCGCTGGCGTCGATCGATCCGCTGCGCGGCACGCTGGGCGTGGCCTACGACCGTGACAGCTGGGGCGTGGAACTGGCCGGCACCTTCGCCCAGCGCAAGGACCGCATGCCCGTCGCTACCGCGTTCCGCCCGGCCGGCTATGGGGTGCTCGACCTGATGGCGCACTGGGACTTCGCGCCGGGCGCCAAGATCAACGTCGGCGTGTTCAACCTCGGCGACCGCAAGTACATCGACTACTCCTCGATCACCTCCACGCTGGCCACCAACAGCACGGTGATCGACCGCTACACCAACCCTGGCCGGAACGTCTCGGCCAGCCTCGCCGTCAGCTGGTAG
- a CDS encoding UDP-2,3-diacylglucosamine diphosphatase codes for MHDLEPRLQLREAAWWEDGPAVDPPAAAGRSVGAPPAEDAPFPWRRTIFLSDVHLGARHCHAAELARFLSRLRCQRLYLVGDIVDLWWLAQRRASWGAAHSAVIEALHALRRAGTEIVYIPGNHDASLRQLCGLMLPAMRVRRRAIHTTADGRRLLVVHGDDYDGATHFGGLQERFGDWLYYRILTGNRLLNAARGRLGLRYWSLSAFLKKRSSAAEAYIERFVQAGLADVRQRGLDGIVCGHIHRAALVERDGLVYANDGDWVESLTALAEDADGGLRLMDHEGQTLVQLVGSRHVAG; via the coding sequence ATGCACGATCTCGAGCCGCGTCTGCAGTTGCGTGAGGCCGCCTGGTGGGAGGATGGCCCCGCCGTCGATCCGCCCGCCGCCGCAGGCCGTTCAGTAGGAGCGCCGCCCGCGGAAGACGCCCCCTTTCCCTGGCGACGGACCATTTTCCTGTCCGACGTGCATCTGGGTGCGCGCCACTGCCACGCGGCCGAACTGGCCCGGTTCCTGTCCCGGCTGCGCTGCCAGCGCCTGTACCTGGTGGGCGACATCGTCGACCTGTGGTGGCTGGCGCAGCGCCGTGCCAGCTGGGGGGCGGCGCACAGCGCGGTGATCGAGGCGCTGCACGCGCTGCGCCGGGCGGGAACCGAGATCGTGTACATCCCGGGCAACCACGACGCTTCGCTGCGCCAGCTGTGCGGGCTGATGCTGCCGGCGATGCGGGTGCGGCGCCGGGCGATCCACACCACCGCAGACGGGCGAAGGCTGCTGGTGGTGCACGGCGACGACTACGACGGGGCGACCCATTTCGGCGGGCTGCAGGAGCGCTTCGGCGACTGGCTGTACTACCGGATCCTCACCGGCAACCGGCTGCTCAATGCGGCGCGGGGCCGGCTGGGCCTGCGCTACTGGTCGCTGTCGGCGTTCCTGAAGAAGCGCAGCAGCGCGGCCGAGGCCTACATCGAGCGGTTCGTGCAGGCGGGCCTGGCAGATGTGCGCCAGCGTGGGCTGGACGGGATCGTGTGCGGGCATATCCACCGCGCGGCGCTGGTCGAGCGGGACGGTCTGGTCTACGCCAACGATGGGGATTGGGTGGAAAGCCTGACGGCGCTGGCGGAGGATGCGGATGGGGGGCTGCGGTTGATGGATCATGAGGGACAGACGTTGGTGCAGCTGGTGGGGTCGAGGCACGTTGCGGGGTGA